In Thermocrinis minervae, a single genomic region encodes these proteins:
- the coaBC gene encoding bifunctional phosphopantothenoylcysteine decarboxylase/phosphopantothenate--cysteine ligase CoaBC: MARVLIGVSSSIAIYKICDLVRELKKLGHDVKVIMTPFSENFVSRLTFKTLTNNKVYIDWSEDSLAHINLARWADVFLIAPCSVNTLSKIATGIGDNLLTTTVLAYERPLLIAPAANVVMYKNPIVQEHLKRLKELGHIIIEPEEGLLACQEEGQGKLASNQRLIDWIEYSIRPKPLQGKRILITCGATREHIDRVRFISNESSGKMGFSLARVLRWYGASVKVVAGFTTAQEPPEVEIHRVSSSDEMYKKVLELFPWSHVVIMNAAVSDFKVLESFQGKIKKGEKLTLELVKTVDILEELGRIKGDRLLVGFALEEEEKLLEYGWEKLKKKNLDVLVANPLKVMGSEDFVGYVLFKDGSYVSIKSTNKLHAAEELVKIILNIKE; the protein is encoded by the coding sequence ATGGCAAGGGTACTTATAGGAGTGTCCTCAAGCATAGCCATATACAAGATCTGCGACCTTGTAAGAGAACTCAAAAAACTCGGACACGACGTTAAAGTTATCATGACACCCTTCTCCGAGAATTTTGTAAGCAGGCTTACCTTTAAGACGCTCACCAACAACAAAGTTTACATAGATTGGTCCGAGGATTCTCTGGCGCACATAAACCTAGCCAGATGGGCAGATGTGTTCCTAATAGCACCATGCAGTGTCAACACTCTATCTAAGATAGCTACAGGTATAGGGGATAACCTGCTTACCACCACAGTTTTAGCTTACGAAAGGCCTTTGCTAATAGCACCTGCCGCCAACGTAGTCATGTACAAAAACCCTATAGTACAAGAACACCTAAAAAGACTCAAAGAGCTAGGACACATAATCATAGAGCCAGAAGAGGGCTTGTTAGCATGCCAAGAGGAAGGGCAGGGAAAGCTTGCCAGCAACCAAAGACTAATAGACTGGATAGAGTACTCCATAAGACCTAAACCTTTGCAGGGTAAGAGGATCCTGATAACGTGTGGTGCCACAAGAGAACACATAGATAGAGTGAGGTTTATCTCCAACGAATCCTCTGGTAAGATGGGATTTTCACTGGCCAGGGTCCTAAGGTGGTATGGGGCCAGCGTCAAAGTGGTAGCTGGCTTTACTACAGCCCAAGAACCACCAGAGGTAGAGATACATAGGGTTTCTTCCTCCGATGAGATGTACAAAAAGGTCCTTGAGCTTTTCCCATGGTCCCATGTGGTTATCATGAACGCAGCCGTGTCAGACTTTAAAGTGCTGGAGTCTTTCCAAGGAAAGATAAAGAAAGGAGAGAAGTTAACCCTAGAGCTTGTCAAAACGGTAGACATCCTTGAAGAGCTAGGAAGGATAAAAGGAGACAGACTCCTCGTAGGGTTTGCCTTAGAGGAAGAAGAAAAACTGCTGGAATACGGGTGGGAGAAGCTAAAGAAGAAAAACCTGGACGTGCTTGTCGCCAATCCCCTCAAGGTTATGGGAAGTGAAGATTTCGTAGGATACGTGCTTTTCAAGGATGGAAGC